Proteins from a single region of Paraflavitalea devenefica:
- a CDS encoding TonB-dependent receptor, whose product MNNIAVIKVVTMSACLIGAGMAALAQDTTKRKTIDITSTFKPVLREASKINFNAAPPLVDTSRPALNYNIPVQNLYFTYQPAELKPVALQMDSINSWLYNNYIKVGIGNVHQPYVKAGFSFGDNKNTFFNVFANYYNSKGDKEFQKNSLASVGAAVTYKTPKNLEWNGTLGFSSDDYYLYGFRPETLQFTKRDLRQRFQTIEGKVHFRNIEPTEFGLSYHPSLRVSVFGDNHDVKGREANTVLNLPLEKSFGDEFAFKLGVTADLTNYQMDSGSNKFTDNNNLYQVSAAVLYKTPNLYIHGGVIPTWQSDRFNLLPNLMADISTNDKQLTLQLGWIGYYLKGSYQRFASINPWLAQPDSLRNTRVEERYAGFKGSLAGHFSYSAKIGLQTFTDMALFTNDTVDGKTFKTIYEPKIKAVNLHTEVGYNIGEKFNATAAVNLNWFTKVERELKAWGLIPVELNVGLRWQMMKDLWFHTDLWAWNSPRWRGKDGLSYKGDGGFDLNAGAEFRITKNFNLWLQMNNILNNKYERWNQYEVFGFNILGGITYSFNQK is encoded by the coding sequence ATGAATAATATAGCAGTTATTAAAGTGGTAACCATGAGCGCCTGTTTGATAGGAGCGGGAATGGCTGCCCTGGCGCAGGATACTACGAAACGCAAAACGATTGATATTACTTCCACTTTTAAACCGGTACTGCGGGAGGCATCGAAGATCAATTTCAATGCGGCGCCTCCTTTGGTAGATACATCCCGGCCTGCACTTAATTATAATATACCTGTACAGAATTTATATTTCACTTACCAGCCTGCAGAACTGAAGCCGGTGGCCCTGCAAATGGACTCTATTAATAGCTGGCTGTACAATAATTATATTAAAGTAGGCATTGGTAATGTGCACCAGCCTTATGTGAAAGCGGGCTTCAGCTTTGGCGATAATAAGAATACGTTCTTTAATGTATTTGCCAATTATTATAATTCAAAAGGCGATAAGGAGTTTCAAAAGAACAGCCTTGCCAGTGTAGGCGCGGCAGTTACGTATAAAACGCCTAAAAACCTGGAATGGAATGGTACGCTCGGCTTTAGCAGTGACGACTATTATTTGTATGGCTTTCGCCCGGAAACCCTGCAATTTACCAAGCGCGACCTGCGCCAGCGTTTCCAGACGATTGAAGGGAAGGTACATTTCCGTAACATAGAGCCTACAGAGTTCGGGCTCAGTTATCACCCCAGTTTGCGGGTAAGTGTGTTTGGCGATAACCATGATGTGAAAGGCCGTGAAGCCAATACGGTGTTGAACCTGCCGCTGGAAAAATCATTTGGCGATGAGTTTGCCTTTAAGCTGGGTGTAACTGCCGATCTTACCAATTACCAGATGGATAGCGGCAGCAATAAGTTTACTGATAATAATAACCTGTACCAGGTATCGGCGGCTGTATTGTACAAAACGCCCAACCTGTATATTCATGGCGGAGTGATACCAACCTGGCAGAGTGACCGCTTTAACCTGCTGCCCAACCTGATGGCCGATATCTCCACCAATGATAAGCAACTTACCCTGCAACTGGGCTGGATCGGCTATTACCTGAAAGGTTCTTACCAGCGTTTTGCTTCCATCAATCCCTGGCTGGCGCAGCCGGATTCATTACGAAATACCCGGGTAGAAGAACGGTATGCCGGTTTCAAGGGATCACTGGCAGGCCACTTCAGTTATTCGGCTAAAATAGGGCTGCAGACGTTTACCGATATGGCCTTGTTTACGAATGATACCGTGGATGGTAAAACATTCAAAACGATTTATGAGCCTAAGATAAAGGCGGTGAACCTGCATACGGAAGTAGGTTATAATATAGGGGAAAAGTTTAATGCAACAGCCGCTGTTAACTTAAACTGGTTTACCAAAGTAGAGCGGGAATTAAAAGCCTGGGGGCTTATTCCTGTGGAGCTGAATGTAGGCCTGCGCTGGCAGATGATGAAAGACCTCTGGTTTCATACCGACCTCTGGGCCTGGAATTCCCCGCGCTGGCGTGGTAAAGATGGACTGTCGTACAAAGGGGATGGGGGCTTTGACCTGAATGCAGGTGCTGAGTTCCGGATTACCAAAAACTTTAATCTGTGGTTGCAGATGAACAATATCCTCAATAATAAGTACGAACGCTGGAATCAGTATGAGGTATTCGGGTTTAATATACTGGGCGGGATAACGTATTCTTTTAATCAGAAATAG
- a CDS encoding tetratricopeptide repeat protein yields the protein MKKTTVIIGLLGLSQFAIAQQTRFLNDPQASYKQAKEYFQREQYSLAYPLLKDLQLKQREPDITNQAIPYQELKYYTVVCALKQNEQGAVEKAKNFIDLEDNEARTQMMGFHLAEYYFRQQNYTEAIPLYEKADISNLTNREIADMKFHLGYAYFTNKQFSQAKPLFDAIRQMKDDPNYIDANYYYGFLSFYDKKYRDALDAFTVVEDHENYGKVVPYYVANIYYSLGQKDKALEYAENKLKRGNLHYDLEMRQIVGHAYFEKQQYEKALPYLETYVTKSDKVRREDVYELSYCYYKAKNWNKAIDGFKQISGKEDSLGQNSMYLLGDAYLKTNQKANARNAFLIGASNNSNAKQKEISMYNYAKLSYELGYQDVALTELQKFTQAYPQSEYTNEARELMVSVLANTNNYKDALALLESVKSPSPNARRLYPKILYGRATELANDGMLVTAMELLTRAEIDPNNTAVLPYVQFWKGEISYRLNKLDDAIRYYFEYLKSGVVNGEVNPVNAKYNLGYCFLKKENYKQAQGFFEQVAPASPKINAAPIEQDAYVRVADCYYMNRDYKKAESMYNKVLDYSWPASDYATFQKAMIAGVNNGKEKINLLSSISRKYPTSGLVADANMEVAVTLLANEQFREAIPYLKNVVSDPNSSLKPKAHLKMGIAYYNLDNNTEALNQYTAILKQFPNSPEADAALENARIIYIEQGKTSEYVNFARTMGKEISGTQEDELAYQEAEVQFNNGNFPAAAKKFEEYLTKFPEGKYSLEALYYKSEIYFNQKDWAKAVAGYEILADRVPHKFGEKALVNAARLNFFDLKDYPKAEKYFQKLKDFASSQENKLEAMRGLLRSQYQLQKWDDAVTNAKDLLSQKGIGTDDKVLANMAIAKSHQNAKAYEQAITAYRSVVSLSKSAYGAEARYEIANSFLAQNRLNDAEKAAFEVINKAGSYENWVTKAYILLGDVYFKENDYFNAKATYQSVVDNAKIEELRMEAERKLKETAEAEKKNSKVE from the coding sequence ATGAAAAAAACGACAGTTATCATTGGTCTTCTTGGTCTTTCCCAATTCGCTATTGCCCAGCAAACACGTTTTCTCAACGACCCCCAGGCTTCCTATAAGCAGGCAAAGGAATATTTTCAGCGTGAACAATACAGTCTGGCCTATCCTTTACTCAAAGACCTGCAGTTGAAACAACGTGAGCCGGATATTACCAACCAGGCCATCCCTTACCAGGAGTTAAAGTATTATACCGTCGTATGCGCGCTCAAACAAAATGAGCAAGGCGCAGTAGAAAAGGCAAAGAATTTTATAGACCTTGAAGATAATGAGGCCCGCACCCAGATGATGGGCTTCCACCTTGCAGAGTATTATTTCCGCCAGCAAAATTATACAGAAGCTATTCCTTTATACGAAAAGGCGGACATTTCTAATCTTACCAACCGGGAGATTGCGGACATGAAGTTTCACCTGGGGTATGCTTATTTTACCAATAAGCAATTCAGCCAGGCCAAACCTTTATTCGATGCCATCCGGCAAATGAAGGATGATCCCAATTACATTGATGCCAATTATTATTATGGCTTCCTGTCGTTCTATGACAAGAAATACCGCGATGCGCTCGATGCATTTACCGTGGTGGAAGACCATGAGAATTATGGTAAGGTAGTGCCCTATTATGTGGCCAATATTTATTACTCCCTGGGTCAGAAAGACAAAGCGCTTGAGTATGCGGAGAATAAGCTGAAAAGGGGCAACCTGCATTATGATCTTGAAATGCGCCAGATAGTAGGCCATGCATATTTTGAAAAGCAGCAATATGAGAAAGCATTGCCTTACCTGGAGACTTATGTCACCAAATCGGATAAGGTGCGCCGGGAAGATGTGTATGAGCTTTCTTATTGTTATTACAAGGCTAAAAACTGGAATAAAGCGATAGATGGTTTCAAGCAGATAAGCGGAAAAGAAGATTCGCTGGGGCAGAATTCCATGTACCTGTTGGGGGATGCTTATCTTAAAACGAACCAGAAGGCCAATGCCCGCAATGCCTTCCTTATTGGCGCTTCCAATAACAGCAATGCGAAGCAAAAGGAGATATCCATGTACAATTACGCCAAACTCTCTTATGAGCTTGGCTACCAGGATGTGGCCCTGACCGAACTGCAGAAGTTTACCCAGGCATACCCGCAATCTGAATATACGAATGAAGCGCGGGAGCTGATGGTAAGCGTGCTGGCCAATACCAATAATTATAAAGATGCTTTGGCGCTGCTGGAAAGTGTGAAGTCGCCTTCTCCTAATGCGAGGAGACTATACCCCAAGATATTGTATGGCCGCGCTACAGAGCTGGCCAATGATGGCATGCTGGTAACAGCCATGGAATTGCTTACGCGGGCCGAAATTGACCCCAATAATACGGCTGTATTGCCATATGTGCAGTTCTGGAAAGGAGAGATCTCCTACCGCCTGAATAAGCTGGATGATGCGATCCGGTATTATTTCGAATACCTGAAAAGCGGGGTGGTGAATGGAGAAGTGAACCCGGTAAATGCGAAGTATAACCTTGGTTACTGCTTTCTGAAGAAGGAAAATTATAAGCAGGCCCAGGGCTTTTTTGAACAGGTAGCCCCTGCTTCACCAAAGATCAATGCTGCTCCCATTGAACAGGATGCTTATGTGCGTGTGGCCGACTGTTATTATATGAACCGCGATTATAAGAAAGCGGAGTCCATGTACAATAAGGTATTAGATTATTCCTGGCCGGCCAGCGATTATGCTACTTTCCAGAAAGCGATGATCGCCGGGGTTAATAATGGAAAGGAAAAGATCAACCTGTTGTCTTCCATCAGCCGCAAGTATCCTACTTCGGGACTGGTGGCCGATGCCAATATGGAAGTGGCGGTAACGCTCCTGGCCAATGAGCAATTCCGGGAAGCGATCCCTTATCTGAAGAATGTAGTGAGTGATCCCAATTCCTCGCTCAAGCCCAAAGCACACCTTAAGATGGGCATTGCGTATTATAACCTGGATAACAATACAGAAGCATTAAATCAATATACGGCGATCCTGAAACAGTTTCCCAACTCCCCCGAAGCTGATGCAGCATTGGAAAATGCCCGGATCATTTATATAGAACAGGGTAAGACGAGCGAGTATGTGAATTTTGCCCGTACAATGGGTAAGGAGATTTCTGGTACACAGGAAGATGAGCTGGCTTACCAGGAAGCGGAAGTACAGTTTAACAATGGTAATTTCCCCGCTGCTGCCAAGAAGTTCGAAGAGTACCTCACGAAGTTCCCGGAAGGCAAGTATTCCCTCGAAGCGCTTTATTATAAGAGCGAAATTTATTTCAACCAGAAGGACTGGGCCAAAGCGGTTGCCGGTTATGAGATACTGGCCGACAGGGTGCCGCATAAGTTTGGTGAAAAGGCGCTGGTGAATGCGGCCCGCCTTAATTTCTTTGATCTGAAAGATTACCCCAAAGCGGAAAAGTATTTCCAGAAGCTGAAAGATTTTGCTTCCTCACAGGAGAATAAGCTGGAGGCTATGCGTGGCTTGCTGCGCAGCCAGTACCAGTTGCAGAAATGGGATGATGCGGTGACCAATGCCAAAGACCTGCTGAGTCAAAAAGGTATTGGTACAGATGATAAGGTATTGGCCAATATGGCCATTGCCAAATCGCACCAGAATGCCAAAGCCTACGAGCAGGCAATCACTGCTTACCGTTCGGTGGTATCACTGAGCAAATCGGCTTATGGTGCTGAGGCCCGGTATGAGATAGCTAATAGTTTCCTGGCGCAAAACCGCCTGAACGATGCAGAGAAAGCAGCTTTTGAAGTGATCAATAAAGCAGGTTCTTATGAGAACTGGGTAACGAAAGCGTATATCCTGCTTGGCGATGTGTATTTTAAAGAGAATGATTATTTCAATGCCAAAGCCACTTACCAGAGCGTGGTAGACAATGCCAAGATAGAAGAATTGCGGATGGAAGCAGAAAGGAAATTGAAGGAGACCGCGGAGGCAGAGAAGAAGAATAGTAAGGTGGAATAA
- a CDS encoding DoxX family protein encodes MSKLLSTNYTSGAFNFGALLLRLAVGGLLLPHGYDKLVHFAANKAHMINFMGIGVTTSLALLVFAEFFCSLFVILGLATRLAAIPPAFAMFVALWKGHNLDIFGKGEHAALFMFGFLVILIIGPGKASVDGAMGK; translated from the coding sequence ATGAGTAAACTATTATCAACCAACTACACCAGTGGCGCCTTCAATTTTGGTGCCCTGCTGCTTCGCCTTGCTGTGGGTGGATTATTGTTGCCACATGGCTACGATAAGCTCGTTCATTTTGCGGCTAATAAAGCACACATGATTAACTTTATGGGAATCGGCGTAACAACTTCACTGGCGCTCCTCGTATTTGCCGAATTCTTTTGTTCCCTGTTTGTGATACTGGGGCTTGCTACCCGTTTGGCTGCCATACCACCTGCCTTTGCCATGTTTGTAGCACTGTGGAAAGGACATAACCTCGATATATTTGGCAAGGGTGAACATGCAGCCTTATTCATGTTTGGTTTCCTTGTAATCCTCATCATTGGCCCCGGTAAAGCCAGCGTGGACGGCGCTATGGGAAAATAA
- a CDS encoding acyl-CoA thioesterase, translating into MFIAETHIRVRYAETDQMDVVYYGNYAQYFEVGRAESIRRLGFTYKDMEANGVMMPVVELHSKYLRPAHYDDLLTIKTTLRELPANHRIEFHQEVYNEQKKLLTVGRVVLYFLDIKTRAKTTMPAGLRDALAPFFLNDSLTAKIE; encoded by the coding sequence ATGTTTATCGCAGAAACACACATACGCGTACGTTATGCAGAGACGGACCAGATGGACGTGGTCTACTATGGTAACTATGCCCAGTATTTTGAAGTAGGCCGCGCCGAATCTATCCGCCGGTTGGGATTTACCTACAAGGATATGGAAGCAAATGGCGTAATGATGCCTGTCGTGGAGTTGCACAGCAAATACCTGCGACCGGCACATTATGACGACCTGCTCACCATCAAAACTACCCTGCGGGAATTACCGGCCAATCACCGCATCGAATTTCACCAGGAAGTATACAATGAGCAGAAAAAGCTGCTCACCGTCGGCCGGGTGGTGCTCTACTTCCTGGATATAAAGACCAGGGCCAAAACCACTATGCCGGCCGGCCTGCGGGACGCCCTGGCCCCTTTTTTCCTTAATGATTCCTTAACGGCCAAAATTGAGTAG
- a CDS encoding SdpI family protein produces MNKYIRELLLWVVIVLPYAYLAYSWHELPERVPTHFNIEGEADDWSHRTILFFLPCILPAGIYLLLLLLPALDPKKRLQQMGDKYHSLRLMLVVFMSGLAIYMLYITREGRMANPQWLIALIGLMVAMLGNYFQALRPNYFVGIRTPWTLENEEVWKKTHYLGARLWVAGGLLMIILSFLIHKNTALLIAAGAIFLIIVAIPIVFSFIEFKKQEQLHKQG; encoded by the coding sequence ATGAATAAGTACATAAGGGAATTGCTGTTATGGGTAGTGATAGTATTGCCGTATGCATACCTCGCTTATAGCTGGCACGAACTGCCGGAGCGGGTGCCTACGCATTTTAATATAGAGGGGGAAGCCGATGATTGGTCGCATAGGACCATCCTGTTTTTTCTGCCCTGTATTTTGCCGGCTGGCATTTACCTGTTGCTATTGTTGCTTCCTGCGCTTGATCCTAAAAAGAGGCTACAGCAAATGGGGGATAAATACCATAGTTTACGGTTGATGCTGGTTGTGTTTATGTCGGGCCTGGCTATTTATATGCTGTACATCACCAGGGAAGGCAGGATGGCCAATCCCCAATGGCTTATTGCCCTTATTGGCCTTATGGTGGCCATGCTGGGGAATTATTTCCAGGCATTGCGGCCCAATTATTTTGTGGGTATCCGTACGCCCTGGACACTGGAAAATGAAGAGGTTTGGAAGAAAACACATTATCTCGGGGCGCGCCTGTGGGTGGCCGGCGGTTTGCTTATGATTATCCTTTCTTTCCTGATACACAAGAACACGGCCCTGCTTATTGCGGCGGGAGCAATATTCCTCATTATTGTAGCTATTCCCATCGTATTCTCTTTTATTGAGTTCAAAAAGCAGGAGCAACTGCATAAACAAGGGTAG
- a CDS encoding autorepressor SdpR family transcription factor, with protein sequence MNEVFKALNDPARREILKLLRKRDMTAGEIAAKFDMTAPSISHHLDKLKRAGLVTTVREGQFIHYSINTTVVDDLIQYILTLKK encoded by the coding sequence ATGAACGAAGTTTTCAAGGCCCTCAATGATCCTGCGCGCAGGGAGATCCTTAAGTTGTTAAGGAAGCGGGATATGACGGCCGGTGAGATAGCCGCCAAGTTTGACATGACCGCACCCAGCATTTCGCATCACCTGGATAAATTAAAACGTGCCGGGCTGGTGACGACGGTGCGGGAGGGGCAATTCATCCACTATTCTATCAATACTACTGTTGTAGACGATCTGATCCAGTATATACTCACCCTTAAAAAGTGA
- a CDS encoding DUF4304 domain-containing protein: MIAASDFKKHISKTLAGHLRTLGFKGSGFNYLMDTDDFVFTIGVQASQWGGQCCAEFGIQPKAIDGIGEYKIDFRKLKYSECEFRTRLTNNNKSDQWWQYSDDPEKNIQVANEMFSIVVNQAVPIMDLFKNKDYIFDKIEVSDLDNIYKNVSSKLGGMDLMTTDIRLAWALTKIYEKRDVARAKQFARFGLSKLEPTSTFIGRTDFEKVLNAGPGE, from the coding sequence ATGATTGCTGCATCAGACTTTAAAAAACACATCTCAAAAACATTAGCCGGACATTTAAGAACGTTGGGTTTTAAAGGTTCAGGGTTTAATTATTTGATGGATACGGATGACTTTGTTTTTACCATTGGTGTTCAGGCCAGCCAATGGGGTGGGCAATGCTGCGCGGAGTTTGGCATTCAGCCGAAGGCTATTGATGGGATAGGCGAATATAAAATTGATTTCAGGAAACTGAAATATAGTGAGTGTGAGTTTAGGACGCGACTTACGAATAATAACAAGTCTGATCAATGGTGGCAATATTCGGATGACCCGGAAAAGAACATTCAGGTCGCAAATGAAATGTTCAGTATTGTTGTTAATCAGGCTGTTCCAATTATGGATCTCTTCAAAAATAAAGACTATATTTTTGACAAAATTGAAGTTTCAGATCTCGATAATATCTATAAAAATGTCAGTTCCAAATTAGGAGGAATGGACCTGATGACAACTGACATCCGGCTTGCCTGGGCATTAACAAAAATATACGAGAAGCGGGATGTGGCCAGGGCAAAGCAATTTGCCAGGTTTGGGCTTTCAAAGCTTGAGCCCACAAGTACGTTTATTGGAAGAACGGACTTTGAAAAGGTGTTGAACGCCGGACCCGGTGAGTAG
- a CDS encoding RNA polymerase sigma factor yields the protein MIMEKPYDSLKQLFQQEFAKMVAVISKQFGLQHIEIAEDIVSETFLSATESWGMKGTPENPVAWLYVVAKQKTLYYFRRNKILQKKVIPAITSSQEKEQEMEDLDFSPQHIRDSQLQMLFAVCNPAIASEAQIGLALRILCGFGIDEIAEAFFTNKETINKRLFRAKDKLRIEKVKMELPPEDEIANRLDNVLHVIYLLFSEGYYSKTQNEVLRKDFCIEALRLGVLLTEFAITNQPKTNALIALMCYHSSRFTARQDSSGSPILYEQQDAALWDKDLMRQGDYFLSQSAQGSEVSSYHLEAGIAQWHCQKEDTPEKWNGILQLYDLLLQTNYSPGVALNRLFALYKAKGWETAMAEAEKLNLHDNHFYFILLGELYKNNDLSNAIANLEKAYALARTQTDKHTIREKINRLTPGC from the coding sequence ATGATTATGGAAAAGCCATACGATTCTTTAAAACAGTTATTCCAGCAGGAGTTTGCCAAAATGGTGGCTGTGATCAGCAAGCAGTTTGGATTGCAGCATATTGAGATCGCAGAGGATATCGTGAGCGAAACTTTTTTATCAGCTACCGAATCATGGGGAATGAAAGGCACGCCCGAAAATCCTGTTGCCTGGCTGTATGTAGTAGCCAAACAAAAAACGCTGTATTATTTCCGGCGCAATAAGATACTGCAAAAGAAAGTAATTCCTGCCATAACAAGCAGCCAGGAAAAAGAGCAGGAGATGGAAGACCTTGATTTTTCACCGCAACATATCAGGGATAGTCAGTTGCAGATGCTATTTGCCGTTTGTAATCCCGCCATTGCCAGTGAAGCACAGATCGGGCTGGCCTTGCGTATTCTCTGCGGCTTTGGTATTGATGAGATTGCCGAAGCCTTTTTTACCAATAAAGAAACGATCAATAAGCGGCTGTTCAGGGCAAAGGATAAACTGCGGATCGAAAAGGTAAAGATGGAATTGCCCCCGGAAGATGAAATAGCCAACCGGCTCGACAATGTTTTACACGTTATTTACCTGCTGTTCAGCGAAGGGTATTATTCCAAAACCCAGAATGAGGTATTGCGGAAAGACTTCTGCATTGAAGCATTACGCCTGGGTGTATTGCTTACTGAATTTGCTATCACCAACCAGCCCAAAACGAATGCGCTAATCGCTTTGATGTGTTATCATTCCTCCCGTTTTACTGCCCGGCAGGATAGCTCTGGCTCGCCCATTTTATATGAGCAGCAGGATGCTGCATTGTGGGATAAAGACCTGATGCGGCAGGGCGATTATTTTTTAAGCCAGTCGGCACAAGGGAGTGAAGTGTCTTCTTATCACCTCGAAGCGGGCATTGCCCAGTGGCATTGCCAAAAGGAAGACACTCCCGAAAAATGGAATGGCATCCTGCAATTGTATGACCTGCTGCTACAAACCAATTATTCACCAGGCGTTGCACTGAACAGGTTGTTTGCCCTGTATAAGGCGAAAGGATGGGAGACAGCCATGGCAGAAGCGGAAAAGCTCAACCTGCACGATAATCATTTCTACTTTATCCTGCTGGGTGAGTTGTATAAGAACAATGACCTCTCCAATGCCATCGCAAACCTTGAAAAAGCCTATGCATTGGCCAGGACGCAAACAGATAAGCATACCATCCGGGAAAAGATTAACAGGTTAACGCCTGGCTGTTAA
- a CDS encoding YciI family protein: protein MKEFMFLFRQPSYDYSQTSPAEMQNLYKKWQDWVGGIAAQGKLVQTGIRLADEGKVLKAGGVVTDGPFVEIRERLGSFMVIKAESLEDATTLAHGCPALDSGGSVEIRPVYQ from the coding sequence ATGAAAGAGTTCATGTTTCTATTCCGCCAGCCGAGTTATGATTATAGCCAAACATCACCTGCCGAGATGCAAAACCTGTATAAGAAATGGCAGGATTGGGTAGGGGGTATTGCTGCACAGGGAAAGCTGGTGCAGACTGGTATCCGGCTGGCCGATGAAGGCAAGGTACTGAAAGCCGGTGGCGTTGTTACTGATGGCCCCTTTGTAGAGATCAGGGAGCGGCTGGGGAGTTTTATGGTGATTAAAGCGGAAAGCCTGGAAGATGCGACCACATTGGCCCACGGTTGCCCGGCCCTGGATAGCGGCGGCAGCGTGGAGATCAGGCCCGTATATCAATAA
- the dacB gene encoding D-alanyl-D-alanine carboxypeptidase/D-alanyl-D-alanine endopeptidase, translating into MKRIFFLFACLVNTAIVMAQSLPQKLAAAVQQFEADAQMKYAIVSLYVVDIKTGKPVYDHNRNVGLAPASTQKLFTSAAAFELLGQGYRYKTEIGYTGKIEKGLLKGNLQVNGSGDPTLGSWRWSATKPDTVLNRIIAMLKAHKITKVEGRILLNDSIFSIQPLPGGWIWDDIGNYYGAGCWGINWRENQYDLLLKPGKAEGEATTIAGTRPAFQAEGLVNLITTGKRGSGDNGYIYNPPYATYGFTQGTVPLGDTFTISGSLTNPPLQFSRELEVALTTQKLKVEGPSKLYIEKKANNRNWPAMQQSLGVLLSPPLDSINYWFLRRSINLYGEALIKTLAYEKEGPGATTERGVEQVRNFWQQQGIDKAAIHIMDGSGLSPQNRVTTGALVQVLQYAKTRPWYTSFYNCLPEYNGMKMKSGSVGGARSFAGYHTAKDGNEYAYAIIVNNYDGSAGEAVKKMYKVLDVLK; encoded by the coding sequence ATGAAGCGAATCTTCTTTCTTTTTGCCTGTTTGGTCAATACTGCTATTGTTATGGCACAGTCGCTGCCGCAGAAACTGGCAGCAGCAGTACAACAATTTGAAGCCGATGCTCAAATGAAGTATGCCATTGTCAGTTTGTATGTGGTGGATATAAAAACCGGGAAGCCCGTATATGACCACAACAGGAATGTGGGCCTGGCGCCTGCCAGCACCCAAAAGCTTTTTACCAGTGCGGCAGCTTTTGAACTGCTGGGCCAGGGCTACCGGTACAAAACAGAAATAGGATATACTGGTAAGATAGAGAAAGGCCTATTAAAAGGCAACCTGCAGGTGAATGGTTCCGGCGATCCTACACTGGGTAGCTGGCGCTGGTCTGCCACCAAACCTGATACGGTACTCAACAGGATTATTGCTATGCTGAAGGCTCATAAGATCACTAAGGTGGAAGGAAGGATATTGTTGAATGATTCCATCTTTTCTATTCAGCCCCTGCCCGGCGGCTGGATCTGGGATGATATTGGCAATTATTACGGAGCCGGTTGCTGGGGTATTAACTGGCGGGAGAATCAATATGATCTCTTACTTAAACCCGGTAAGGCAGAAGGGGAGGCAACGACAATAGCCGGTACCCGTCCTGCCTTCCAGGCAGAAGGCCTGGTGAACCTCATCACCACCGGTAAAAGAGGAAGTGGTGACAATGGCTATATCTACAATCCACCTTACGCTACTTACGGATTTACACAAGGGACCGTTCCCCTGGGCGATACGTTTACTATTTCCGGTTCACTCACCAATCCTCCTTTGCAGTTTTCACGGGAACTGGAGGTTGCATTGACAACACAAAAACTGAAAGTAGAGGGGCCTTCCAAATTGTATATAGAGAAAAAGGCCAACAACAGGAACTGGCCTGCCATGCAGCAATCATTAGGGGTATTGTTGTCGCCGCCACTGGACAGTATTAATTACTGGTTCCTGCGCCGGAGTATTAACCTGTATGGAGAAGCGCTGATTAAAACGCTGGCCTATGAAAAAGAGGGTCCTGGCGCTACTACGGAGCGTGGCGTAGAGCAGGTACGCAATTTCTGGCAGCAGCAGGGCATTGATAAAGCGGCCATTCATATCATGGATGGTAGCGGATTATCGCCACAGAACCGGGTTACCACTGGCGCCCTGGTGCAGGTGCTGCAATATGCGAAAACGAGGCCCTGGTATACTTCCTTCTATAATTGTCTGCCGGAATACAATGGCATGAAGATGAAGAGCGGCTCTGTTGGGGGCGCCCGTTCCTTTGCGGGGTATCATACTGCCAAAGACGGCAACGAATATGCTTATGCTATTATCGTAAATAATTATGACGGCTCCGCAGGAGAGGCGGTAAAGAAGATGTATAAGGTGTTGGATGTGCTGAAGTAG